A single region of the Phycisphaerae bacterium genome encodes:
- a CDS encoding cystathionine beta-synthase, whose amino-acid sequence MDIRNSILECIGKTPLIRLNRVSNGLRCTLAAKVEYFNPGGSVKDRPAMRMIEEAEKAGLLKPGGTIIEPTSGNTGTGLAMAAAVKGYRCILVMPDKMAPEKFALLRAYGAETVTVPTVGANNPESYYNVANRLTAEIPGAFQPNQFENPNNPAAHYYSTGPEIWEQTDGRLDYFVAGIGTGGTISGTAKYLKEKNPNIKIIGADPEGSIYTPGAMPKSYKVEGIGEDFVPRTVDLKIVDQVIPVSDRDSFTMARRLAREEGILVGGSCGTAVCAALRVAEDLPADKLVVVLLPDTGRAYLSKIYNDEWMQQFGFLDVPGRGMSIGDVLDSKGETDAILTVDRRDTVRKAIDLMRRNGISQVPVSDRDGNIVGSMQEVTAMQLVFDHVDIAHKQVGDVMGSPFPKMERFAEVDRGFKALSLGASAIIVTDHGKPVGVLTKSDFITYLSAMLPSGE is encoded by the coding sequence ATGGACATCCGCAACAGCATTCTCGAGTGCATCGGGAAGACCCCGCTCATCAGGCTGAATCGAGTTTCCAATGGCCTCAGGTGCACACTCGCAGCCAAGGTCGAGTACTTCAACCCGGGGGGATCCGTAAAGGATCGGCCGGCCATGCGCATGATCGAAGAGGCCGAAAAGGCCGGTTTGCTCAAACCCGGAGGAACGATTATCGAGCCGACGAGCGGGAATACCGGCACGGGCCTCGCCATGGCGGCCGCCGTCAAGGGCTATCGGTGCATACTGGTCATGCCTGATAAGATGGCTCCCGAAAAGTTTGCACTCCTGCGTGCCTATGGTGCCGAAACCGTGACAGTGCCGACGGTCGGAGCGAACAATCCGGAAAGCTACTATAACGTCGCGAACCGGCTCACCGCCGAAATCCCAGGTGCGTTTCAGCCGAATCAGTTCGAAAATCCCAATAATCCGGCCGCACATTATTACTCGACCGGCCCCGAAATCTGGGAGCAGACCGACGGCCGGCTCGATTACTTCGTCGCCGGCATCGGAACCGGCGGCACCATCAGCGGAACCGCGAAGTACCTCAAGGAGAAAAACCCGAATATCAAGATCATCGGCGCTGACCCGGAGGGATCCATCTACACGCCGGGTGCCATGCCCAAGTCATACAAGGTCGAGGGAATCGGCGAGGATTTCGTCCCGCGTACCGTCGACCTTAAGATCGTCGATCAGGTGATCCCAGTCAGCGACAGGGATTCATTCACCATGGCGCGGAGACTCGCAAGGGAGGAAGGAATCCTGGTCGGCGGCTCGTGCGGAACGGCGGTTTGCGCCGCCTTGAGAGTCGCCGAGGATCTGCCCGCCGACAAGCTCGTCGTCGTGCTCTTGCCCGATACCGGTCGCGCCTACTTGAGCAAGATTTACAACGACGAATGGATGCAGCAGTTCGGATTTCTTGATGTGCCGGGCCGTGGAATGAGCATCGGCGATGTGCTCGATTCCAAAGGGGAAACCGACGCCATTCTCACGGTCGATCGCCGGGACACCGTCCGCAAGGCGATTGACCTCATGCGTCGGAACGGAATCTCGCAGGTGCCTGTGTCCGATCGCGATGGGAACATCGTGGGCTCGATGCAGGAAGTGACCGCCATGCAGCTTGTCTTCGACCACGTCGATATCGCGCACAAGCAGGTCGGCGACGTCATGGGATCCCCGTTCCCCAAAATGGAACGATTCGCCGAAGTCGACAGGGGATTCAAGGCGCTTTCGCTCGGCGCCTCGGCGATCATCGTGACCGACCATGGCAAGCCCGTAGGCGTGCTGACCAAATCGGACTTCATTACTTACCTCAGTGCAATGCTCCCGTCGGGAGAGTAG
- a CDS encoding glycosyltransferase family 2 protein, which produces MSHHTAIAQVTPGDCDAGAERPTVSVIIPTYNSAATLPDAIESVLNQTYAPDEIIIVDDGSTDDTQGVCRRFPESVRCIRQENAGASVARNSGAAASCGDLLAFLDADDVWEPQKLELQVTAMLQNPEATFVLSAVLSWSRRENQYYKYEWTGSLDPRTLRRELLVRNIFTGLCSSILIRRDAFEAIAGFAPGKLSEDRRLAIDLLARFQGLILPHALVRQRPGPASFGNPETMRQAMIEFINDYLALFHELDRSGRLLRRARARVHERAGMHYLEKGNRLAAAADLARAAAIWPFMANPWRFFANACMGRLNRFDRAAKPPSTPIAAGIPTGVSGA; this is translated from the coding sequence ATGAGTCACCACACCGCGATAGCACAGGTTACGCCCGGCGATTGCGATGCCGGCGCCGAACGACCGACAGTCTCCGTCATCATCCCGACCTACAACTCCGCCGCGACGCTGCCGGATGCAATCGAATCGGTCCTGAACCAGACCTATGCCCCGGATGAAATCATCATTGTGGATGACGGCAGCACTGACGACACACAGGGCGTCTGCCGACGCTTCCCTGAATCCGTTCGCTGCATTCGGCAGGAGAACGCCGGCGCTTCGGTCGCCCGAAATAGCGGCGCTGCGGCTTCGTGTGGCGATCTGCTTGCGTTTCTCGATGCCGACGATGTCTGGGAGCCTCAAAAGCTGGAACTGCAAGTAACGGCGATGCTCCAGAATCCGGAAGCGACATTCGTCCTGTCCGCCGTGCTGTCGTGGTCGCGGAGAGAGAACCAATACTACAAATACGAATGGACCGGAAGCCTCGACCCCCGAACGCTTCGACGCGAACTCCTCGTCCGTAACATCTTCACCGGTCTGTGCTCTTCAATCCTCATTAGACGCGACGCCTTCGAGGCCATCGCCGGATTTGCTCCGGGAAAGCTCTCGGAGGATCGGCGGCTCGCAATCGACCTGCTGGCTCGTTTTCAGGGTTTGATTCTGCCGCACGCACTCGTGCGCCAGCGCCCCGGTCCTGCCAGTTTTGGCAATCCCGAGACCATGCGGCAGGCGATGATCGAGTTCATAAACGACTATCTGGCGCTATTTCACGAACTCGATCGTTCCGGCCGCCTGCTTCGACGGGCCCGCGCTCGCGTCCATGAACGGGCCGGTATGCATTATCTTGAGAAAGGCAATCGGCTGGCTGCCGCCGCCGATTTGGCCCGGGCAGCCGCAATTTGGCCTTTCATGGCGAATCCATGGCGTTTCTTCGCGAATGCGTGCATGGGCAGATTGAATCGCTTCGATCGTGCAGCGAAGCCACCGTCCACCCCGATCGCTGCCGGCATACCGACAGGCGTTTCGGGGGCGTAA
- a CDS encoding RNA-binding protein: MSKKLYVGNLPYSVTGSDIERLFSEHGSVASATVITDRDTGRSKGFGFVEMNSDAEADAAIAALNGKDHDGRALTVNEAKPMKPRTGGGGGGRGGYGGGSRGGRGW; the protein is encoded by the coding sequence ATGTCCAAGAAACTTTACGTCGGCAATCTGCCCTATTCGGTCACCGGATCGGATATCGAGCGCCTTTTCTCCGAGCATGGCAGCGTCGCCTCGGCCACGGTCATTACCGACCGTGACACCGGCCGCAGCAAGGGCTTCGGCTTTGTCGAGATGAATTCCGACGCCGAAGCAGATGCCGCCATTGCGGCGCTGAATGGCAAGGACCATGACGGCCGCGCCCTGACCGTTAACGAAGCCAAGCCGATGAAGCCGCGAACTGGCGGCGGTGGCGGCGGTCGAGGCGGCTACGGTGGTGGAAGCCGTGGCGGACGTGGCTGGTAA